From the genome of Planctomycetota bacterium, one region includes:
- a CDS encoding helix-turn-helix domain-containing protein has translation MAAKHGEIMTMDELAEYLKISKSTLYKLAVENKLPGTKIGKRWRFHKDAIDEWVKRGSGAPTGEDKP, from the coding sequence ATGGCGGCCAAACACGGCGAGATCATGACGATGGACGAGCTTGCGGAGTACCTGAAGATCTCCAAATCCACGCTCTACAAGCTGGCGGTCGAGAACAAACTCCCCGGCACGAAGATCGGCAAACGCTGGCGGTTTCACAAAGACGCCATCGACGAGTGGGTCAAGCGCGGTTCCGGTGCGCCGACCGGCGAGGACAAACCATGA